The following is a genomic window from Hymenobacter monticola.
ACCACCTGTACCAAGACCCGCACGAGAAGAATGTACGCTTCAAGCTTCATTATGGCGACTTGAATGATTCAACCAACCTGATTCGCATCATTCAGGAAATTCAGCCCGACGAGATTTATAATCTTGGGGCGATGTCGCACGTGAAAGTGTCGTTCGATACGCCCGAATACACGGCTAATGCCGACGGAATAGGCACCTTGCGCCTGCTCGAAGCCATTCGCATCCTGGGCCTTACCAAGAAGACGCGCATTTACCAGGCCAGCACCTCGGAACTGTATGGCTTGGTGCAGCAGGTGCCCCAGAGTGAGACTACGCCTTTCTACCCGCGCTCGCCCTACGCCGTGGCCAAGATGTATGCCTACTGGATTACGGTGAATTACCGGGAGGCTTACGGTATGTTTGCCTGCAACGGCATTCTCTTCAACCACGAAAGCCCCCTGCGCGGCGAAACCTTTGTGACGCGCAAAATCACCCGCGGGGTGGCTCGCATTGCGCTGGGCCTGCAAAACAAGATTTTTCTGGGCAACATCGACGCGAAGCGTGACTGGGGCCACGCACAAGACTACGTAGAAGCCATGTGGCGCATCCTGCAGCAGGACGAGCCCGAAGATTTTGTTATTGCCACGGGTGTAACCACCACCGTGCGGGACTTTATCAAGATGGCCTTCGCGGAGGTTGGCATTGTGGTAGAGTTTACGGGCGAAGGTGTTGACGAAAAAGGCCATGTTGCCAGCTTCACCAACCCCGACTGCAAATTGGCCGTGGGCGACGTAGTAGTGGAAATTGACCCCCGCTACTTCCGCCCCACGGAAGTGGAACTGTTGATTGGCGACCCCACCAAGGCCAAAACCAAGCTGGGTTGGCAGCCCAAGCACGACTTGGCTTCGCTGGTGAAAGACATGATGCACGCCGACGTGGAACTGTTCCGCCGCGATGCCTACCTGCTCGAAGGTGGCCACAAGGTGTATAACTACCACGAATAACGAGCCAGTTACCCCAAACAACATCAATAGGTAATTGGGGGCGATATGAAAGGGCGGGGCCAGAGGCTCCGCCTTCTTTTTACGTCCCATTTGCCCTTTGCTTCTTTTCCTGATGGACATCATCATCAAGTCGTTCAACCGGCCTTATTACCTCGAACGATGCTTGCGTAGTATCTACCAGTTCATCCAGGGTGACTTTCGCGTCCGGGTGCTCGATGATGGCACCCCGCCAAAGTATCTGGACCGCATCCGGGAATTGTTTCCGCAGGCTGCCATTTTTACTTCAGCACTTTATGAGGCAAAGGTGGCGGCTTTGCAGGCCCACGTGGCCGGTGAGCGCCCGTTTGACCAGCGCACCATCCCCACTGCTCTTTGGCACAAGCACGTAGCCGAGGGGTCAGAGGTGTTTCTGTTGTTGGAGGACGATATTTGGCTCACAGGCCCGATACAGCTTGATGAGATAGCGCGGCACATGATTAGCCAGCACCTGGACTTGGTGAAAATAAGCTGGCTGGGAAATGACCAAGTCATTACCGGAAAAAAGGTGCCGCTGAATGAGCAACTGGAAGAAATCATCCCGCACATTCCGCTGGCTTCCGAGTTGCTGGTGCTGAACCGGTTTGGGGTGCGCTCGACCTTGCAGCGACTGGGCCTGATGCGGCTGGTGCGCCGCGACTTTCAGTTGCAGTTGCCCGTTTACACGCTCTACGGCGTGGCCTCGGCCTTTTTCAGCCGCGCCTATTGGTTGTACTTGTGGGATGACAAGCAGGCCCGTGCAGATGAACTACAGCAGTTGCAAAAGGCTGGCCAATGGTATCAGAACCAGGGCGGGCGCTATGCGAAAAGCCGGGTAGAGCTAACCAAAACGTCCTTCATTACATCGACCACCAACATGTATAAAGGCGTAAACCTGGATATTTTCGCGTTCAACCAGCACCTTAACGATGCTTGGCTCAGCGGAAAATTAGACTCGATGGAAAATTTCCCCAAGGATTTTAGCCAATCGTATCTGGGTGGGTTTTTAACAGCTGCTAACGACCCCCGCACCACCGTGGAAGAATGGGCAAAATGGATTGACCGGTTTAAAGCCCAGTACATCGGCTTCGGCTGCGAAGTGGAATAGCCCGTGAGTCTGGTAATTATGCCTGGTGCCTTGCCCAGCCTCATTTAGTGTTACTGCTCCGTAGAAAGAACCCGTCTTGCCATGCGTCAGTTTAGTACTGAATTCGATGGCATAGTAAAGAGCTTGTGCAATGGCAAGCACTGTGTCGGTATTGGAAGCACGGGTAGTAAGAACCAAAAGCTGAAGCGGTGAAACTATACGCGAGTGGCTTTCGATTCACTATCAACCCGAAGAAAATGCTGAACGCAGCGCACGCGTGCTTACGGCATAGCATGCGCTAACAGAATGCTGAGGCTTGTCGGGATGAACTTGGGATATAGACAACCATCGCTCTAAAGCGTGTTTGCATCATTATGAGGACGAGGGGTTTATCGGACTCACTTACTGTAAATTAACGTAGGCTATGGCTAAGATTGATGCTGTGTTGCCTGCCTCAAATGCCGCTACGTTGCTGACCGACAAAGCCATTTCAATGTTTGCCACATTTGTGCACCCCACTGCCTCGCAGCGGGTGGGAGCAGTGCTGGCCAGTGGCTTTCTGAGTGAAGGCAAGTTGGTGAAAGATTTTGAAGCACAGTTGGCGGCTGAGTTGGGAATGGTGCATCCGACTGCGCTCAATTCGGGCACCAGCGCCTTACATCTGGCCCTAGAGGTGGCGGGGGTGGGCACGGGCGATGAAGTTATTATGGCGCCCCAAACCTTTGTGGCGTCGGCCACCACGGTGATACAGGCCGGGGCGCGGCCCGTCTTTGCCGATATTGAATACAACACCGGCAACCTCGACCCGGCCGATGTGGAGCACCGCATTACGCCCCGCACCAAAGCCATTATGGCCGTACACTGGGCGGGGTACCCCTGCGACATGGCCGCCATTCAGGCCATCGCCGACCGCCACAGGCTGGTGGTTATTGAAGATGCGGCGCACGCCCTGGGCGCCTCCTATCAGGGTCGGGCCATTGGCTCGTTGTCGGATTACACTTGTTTTTCCTTTCAGGCCATTAAGCATCTGACCACGGGCGACGGCGGCGCTCTTTGCGCCCGCGACCCGGAAAAGGCCCGAGCGGTCCGTCGCCGACGCTGGTTTGGCATCGACCGGGAGGCCACTGCGGTGTCGGAAGAAGGGGAGCGGGATTACGACTTGGTCGAAGCCGGATACAAGTACCACCTGTCGGACTATGCAGCGGCCCTGGGGCTGGCCAACCTGGAAGGCTTGGGCCAGCGCTTGGCCACGCGGCGTGTTTGGGCCCAGCGGTACCGCGCGGAACTGCAGCAGGTTCCCGGCCTCACGCACTTCGAGCCCCGGGCCGACCGGGAAAGTGCGCACTGGTTGTTTGGCTTTCATGTTGAAAACCGGCTCGGTTTTGTGCGGGCGCTAAAAGCACGGGGCATTGCCGCGTCGGTCGTGCACCGCGGCATCGACCGCAATACGCTTTTCGGCGGCCTGCGGTCCGACCTGTACCAGCAGCGCCGGTTCGATGAAACCCAAATCCACATCCCCATGCACGATGCCCTGACGGATGAGCAGGTTGGCTATGTTATTGATGCAATCAGACAGGGATGGTAGTTGCTGATATAAAAGCCGTCGTGCTCGGGGCCACCGGGTTTGTAGGGCAAAGCGTGACGCAAGTGCTGCGTCGGCAGGGCGTCGCGTACGTTGGTGCCTCGCGCGCCTTGGGGGTGGATTTGCGCGACCCCGCTGCTACGGCCGCTTTATTGCGTCGCGAGCAGCCCACACACATCGTTAACTGCGCGGCCAACGTGGGCAGCCTCAACTACGTAACCGAGCAGGCCGGCACGGTTATTGCCGATAACGTGCGCATGGCCCTGAGCCTGTACGAGGCCGTGGCCCGTGAGTGCCCGCAGGCGATAGTTATCAACCCCATTGCCAACTGCGCCTACCCCGCCGAGGCCGACGTTTTTCGCGAAGAAGACTGGCTGGAAGGGCCGGTTCATCGCTCAGTGCTGAGCTACGGGGCCAGCCGCCGCCTGCTCTGGAATACGGCCGAGTGCTTTGCTATGCAACACGGCGTGAAGAGCATTCATTTGCTCACGCCCAACATGTACGGCCCCTACGACTCGACCGACCCCAACAAGACCCACGCGCTGAACGCGTTGGTGGCCAAGTTTGTGAAAGCCCGGCTGGCTTGCCAGCCGCAACTCGTCGTTTGGGGCACCGGCGCACCCATTCGCGAGTGGCTCTACGCCCCCGATTTTGGCCGGCTGGTGTGGGAGGTGATGCAACACCCGGACCGACCGGGCCTGGAACAGCCCACCAACCTGGCGCAAAACAGTGGCCTGAGCGTGCGGGAACTGGTAACTCTTATGCAGCGCACGTTCAACTACCAGGGACAGATAATCTGGGATGCTGCCAAGCCCGACGGCGCCTTAAAAAAAGTGATGAACAATGCGAGGTTCCGGTGCATCTTTCCAGCGTTTCAGTTCACGCCCATCGACGACGGCATTGCGGCCACGGCCCGGTATTACGAGTCCATTTACCCTTATTAACTTGTAATGAGTTCGGTTGCACCCCTGCATTCGCCCCGCTACGACACTGCCCGGCTGCAGGCCTGTGGCGACGATGTATTCATCAGCGCCAACGTCGAAATCCGGCGGCCGCAGCTGGTGCGGGTGGGCAGCCACGTGGCCATCGACTCGGGCTTGTACCTGACCACGGCCGCTACCATCGGCGATTACACCCACCTGGGGCCCTACCTGACTGTGATTGGGGGGGCGCAGAGCACGTTGCTGGTCGAAGATTTCGTGACCATCGCGGCGGGCAGCCGGCTCATCTGCGGGTCCGACCGTTTTGGAGGCGAGGGGCTGACGAGCGTGACGGTACCTGAGGCGTTTCGCGATGCTGTTGAATTAGGCACGATTCGGTGTGCGCGTTTTGCCGGCATCGGCACCAATGCCGTGGTGCTGCCCAATGTAACCATTGGCGAGGGCAGCGTCATCGGCGCGTGCGCGCTTGTGACGGCAGACACCGAGCCATGGACTATTTATGTAGGAGTGCCAGCGCGGCCGGTTAAGGCACGGCCCCGCGCCAAAATGCAGGAATACGCCCGCCGGCTGGGTTACCTGATAGAGTAACTGCCGCGCTTAAAGGCCATGTCCGATATCTCCCTTTCTTACGTGCTGACGACGTACAACAAGCTTCCCTACCTGCGGCAGGTACTGGAGCGGCTGGTGTTGGCCCGGCAAACCGACGAGGAGATTGTGGTGGCCGACGGCGGTAGCCAGGACGGCACCTGCGAATATCTGCAGGGCTTGTTCGACGCGGGCCTGATTCAACAGTATGCTTCGGAGCGCGATAAAGGCGAAGCTCACGGCTTCAACAAAGCCATGTTGCGCGCCCGCGGTGAACTGCTGAAGCTCATCACCGACGACGATGCTTTCTGCTACCCCGCCATTCAGGAAGCCAAGGCCTTCATGCTGAACCGTCCCGAATTGGACGTGCTCACCGGCCACGCTGCGCTGATGCATGTGGAAGAGCTTGAAAAAGCCACTTTTTACGACGATGTAGCCGATAACTTTCGCCGCTGGCTGACCGACAGGGAGGTGGTTTGGCTGATTGGGTTGCCGCTGATGATTCGGCGCAGTTCGCTGGCCCTGACGGGCTTGTTTCATACCGGCGTGGTGCAAGTAGACGCCGAGTTCACGTATCGCATCACCAGCCTGGGGGTGAACTTGGCCTGGAGCAGCGCATTGCTGAGCGTGCGGCTTGAAAATCCGCAAAGCAACCTCCGGCGCATGAACCAAGGCCCCGGGGGGGATGCCAGCCGTCGGGAAGGCGACCGGATGCGCTTTTACTACGACCCGCGCATTGGCAACGGCCTGTGGGATTATTTTTTCCATAAGTCGGGATGGGTAGACCAGGTGAAGAAGCCCCTGCGTCCGGCTTGGCGGGCCTTGCTCACCGCCCTGAAACGCCCGGTATACCACGGCAACTCCTCCCAACCCACGGGCTATGTGCCCGGTGCCGGGCCGCTGGACCCCTCCACCCGCTTGGCTACCGCCTTTGCCGTCGCCCACCAGCTGATGACCGATTATAACGCGGCGCGGCCCACCCAATTTTTGTTCCGCCAAAACAGCCTCACCAAAACCCTGGGCTGACCCCTGGGCAGCAGCGCATGCCGCGTTGCGCACCTCGCCGGCCCACGGCGACCGGATAAGGCAATACATTTGGCGGCACTGTTGCCGTCCTGGCTTCGCTGCTCACGGGGCGGGGCCACGATTGTTGCTACTGGCAGCGCCGGACGGTACTTTTGTTGAAACTAACCAACTTGAAGCAACGCATTTTCCGGTTCGCGCAGCAGTACCTGCAGCCTTTACGGCAAAACGGCTCCTTCGCCCGGAACTTCGTCCTGACCTTGTCGGGGTCGGCTGCCGTAACGATGCTGGGTTTTTTGCTGACGCCGGTGATGGTGCGCCTCTACGCTCCGGCGGCTTATGGTCAGTTTGCGGTGTTTACTTCGGTGGTGAGCACGCTAAGCACCGTCACCATGCTAAGCTACCCGGCGGCGTTGCTGCTGCCCGAGTCGCCCGGACAGTTCCGGGCCTTGGTGCAGCTGGCCGTGGTGCTTGCCTGCGGGGGCGCGCTGCTGGTGTTGCTGAGCGTGGCGCTGGGCGGTTCGTGGCTGTTGCGGCAGTTGCCGCCGGCCGCCGGCACGGGCGGGCTGTTGTACGCCCTGCCGCTGTTGCTGCTGTTGGCCAATCTGAACATCATCCTAGGGGGGTGGTATGTGCGTACCAAGCGGTTTGGGTCGCGCAGTTCCATCGAGGTAGCGGCGGCGCTGGGGGGGCGGAGCGTCACCATTGGCTGGGGCTGGTGGGGGGGGGGCTCGGTAGGCGGCCTGTTGCTGGGCGAAGTCACCAATCGGTTGGCCGCTACAGTAAGCATGACGCTGGGGCCGTTGCGACGAGAGTTTAAGACTCTATGGGAGGCTTTTTCCTGGAGGCAGCTGCGGAGTGTGGCGCGCGAATACGCAGAATTTCCGCTCTACGTGCTGCCTTCCAACCTGATTAGCCTGCTATCGGCGCAATTGCCGGTGTACCTGCTCGGCCTGGGATTCGGCGCCACCTCCGTCGGGCTGTACGCATTCTCGGCGGGACTGCTGGAAATCCCCGTCAACTTGCTGGGCGGGGCCGTGCTGCCGGTATTTTGGCAGAAAGCCAGCGAAATGCAGCGGCAGGACCCCGGGCGGCTACCGGCCCTAACCCTGCGCCTCTACTACCAATTATTGTACCTGGGGGTGCTGCCGTTCGGCATCATCACCGTTTTTGGAGATGTAATCTTTAAATTTGCCTTTGGAGTACGCTGGGAATTAGCGGGTGTTTACACCGGTTACCTGGGCTACTACTACGTATTCAAACTCATGTCGCAGGCGACTTCGCCCATCTACAACGTCATCGGCAAGCAGCGCTATTTGCTCCTGTCGAACGTATGCCTGCTTCTGGCACGGGCGGTGGCCTTGGGACTAGGGCTGTGGCGACACAACTTAAACCTGGCGTTGCTGCTCTTTGGAGTTGGCAGCCTGACTGCCACCTTCCTCACCGACCTGCACATCTTGTCGTTGTTGAAACTACCGGTAGGGCGCATCGCAGGGCACAGCCTGCTGTTACTGGCCACCGCCTTGGCTGTGTTGGTGGCCAGTCGTTGGGGGCTGGAGCAGTTGTTTCCTGCTTTAGTCGGCCACAGTACTCTCCGTTTTCTCTGTTTCTAATTTTACTATGGTGCCCTTCTTTTCCATCATTATTCCTACCTACAACCGAGCGGCCCTCATTGGCCGCACCATCGACTCTGTATTGGCGCAGAGTTTTACAAACTTTGAAATATTGGTGGTAGACGACGGCAGCCGCGACAATACCGCCGAAGTAATGGCTCGGTACACCGATTCCCGGTTTCATTACCTGCCCAAAATCAACGGCGAACGCGGGGCCGCCCGCAACTATGGCTTGGCCCACGCCACGGGCGATTTCTGCCTGTTTCTGGACTCAGACGATTTCTTTTACCCAAACCATCTGGCAACCATTCACGCTGCCATTCAAGCAGAAGCTACCTTGCCCAACTTTGTGGCGACCAAATATGATGTGGAGCGTGATAATCACCGGCGCCCCTGCGACATTGCGGCGCTGCCGGGGGGGTATTACGGGCTGGATTTTTTCTTGAATGGCAACGGCTTGGCGTGTAACATTTGCGTCCGCCGCAACAATCCCGGCCTCCATCGCTTCGAAGAGGACCGCCGCTACGCCTCAGTAGAGGACTGGATGTTTATGCTGCAAAATATGCAGCACGACCGCCTGCTGCTGATTGATGCCGTGACGCTGACCATGGACGACCACGACGCCCGCTCGATGCGGGTCGACAACCAAGCCTTGGTTCAACGCTTGGAATTAGCCGCAGGCTGGATAACGCAGCACGTCCAGTTATCGAATGCGCAGCGGCGACGGCTACTTGGGCGGCTCTACCACTTATGTGCAATCCATATGCACGTTGATGGACATTGGAGAAAGGCTTTGGGGTACGCGCAACGAGCCGTTGGAGGACTGCCGGCCCGTAGTGCGAC
Proteins encoded in this region:
- a CDS encoding NAD-dependent epimerase/dehydratase family protein, whose amino-acid sequence is MVVADIKAVVLGATGFVGQSVTQVLRRQGVAYVGASRALGVDLRDPAATAALLRREQPTHIVNCAANVGSLNYVTEQAGTVIADNVRMALSLYEAVARECPQAIVINPIANCAYPAEADVFREEDWLEGPVHRSVLSYGASRRLLWNTAECFAMQHGVKSIHLLTPNMYGPYDSTDPNKTHALNALVAKFVKARLACQPQLVVWGTGAPIREWLYAPDFGRLVWEVMQHPDRPGLEQPTNLAQNSGLSVRELVTLMQRTFNYQGQIIWDAAKPDGALKKVMNNARFRCIFPAFQFTPIDDGIAATARYYESIYPY
- a CDS encoding lipopolysaccharide biosynthesis protein, with translation MKQRIFRFAQQYLQPLRQNGSFARNFVLTLSGSAAVTMLGFLLTPVMVRLYAPAAYGQFAVFTSVVSTLSTVTMLSYPAALLLPESPGQFRALVQLAVVLACGGALLVLLSVALGGSWLLRQLPPAAGTGGLLYALPLLLLLANLNIILGGWYVRTKRFGSRSSIEVAAALGGRSVTIGWGWWGGGSVGGLLLGEVTNRLAATVSMTLGPLRREFKTLWEAFSWRQLRSVAREYAEFPLYVLPSNLISLLSAQLPVYLLGLGFGATSVGLYAFSAGLLEIPVNLLGGAVLPVFWQKASEMQRQDPGRLPALTLRLYYQLLYLGVLPFGIITVFGDVIFKFAFGVRWELAGVYTGYLGYYYVFKLMSQATSPIYNVIGKQRYLLLSNVCLLLARAVALGLGLWRHNLNLALLLFGVGSLTATFLTDLHILSLLKLPVGRIAGHSLLLLATALAVLVASRWGLEQLFPALVGHSTLRFLCF
- a CDS encoding acyltransferase, translating into MSSVAPLHSPRYDTARLQACGDDVFISANVEIRRPQLVRVGSHVAIDSGLYLTTAATIGDYTHLGPYLTVIGGAQSTLLVEDFVTIAAGSRLICGSDRFGGEGLTSVTVPEAFRDAVELGTIRCARFAGIGTNAVVLPNVTIGEGSVIGACALVTADTEPWTIYVGVPARPVKARPRAKMQEYARRLGYLIE
- a CDS encoding glycosyltransferase family protein — protein: MLLFLMDIIIKSFNRPYYLERCLRSIYQFIQGDFRVRVLDDGTPPKYLDRIRELFPQAAIFTSALYEAKVAALQAHVAGERPFDQRTIPTALWHKHVAEGSEVFLLLEDDIWLTGPIQLDEIARHMISQHLDLVKISWLGNDQVITGKKVPLNEQLEEIIPHIPLASELLVLNRFGVRSTLQRLGLMRLVRRDFQLQLPVYTLYGVASAFFSRAYWLYLWDDKQARADELQQLQKAGQWYQNQGGRYAKSRVELTKTSFITSTTNMYKGVNLDIFAFNQHLNDAWLSGKLDSMENFPKDFSQSYLGGFLTAANDPRTTVEEWAKWIDRFKAQYIGFGCEVE
- the gmd gene encoding GDP-mannose 4,6-dehydratase produces the protein MKVALITGITGQDGAYLAELLLEKGYQVHGLKRRSSLFNTDRIDHLYQDPHEKNVRFKLHYGDLNDSTNLIRIIQEIQPDEIYNLGAMSHVKVSFDTPEYTANADGIGTLRLLEAIRILGLTKKTRIYQASTSELYGLVQQVPQSETTPFYPRSPYAVAKMYAYWITVNYREAYGMFACNGILFNHESPLRGETFVTRKITRGVARIALGLQNKIFLGNIDAKRDWGHAQDYVEAMWRILQQDEPEDFVIATGVTTTVRDFIKMAFAEVGIVVEFTGEGVDEKGHVASFTNPDCKLAVGDVVVEIDPRYFRPTEVELLIGDPTKAKTKLGWQPKHDLASLVKDMMHADVELFRRDAYLLEGGHKVYNYHE
- a CDS encoding glycosyltransferase family A protein encodes the protein MSDISLSYVLTTYNKLPYLRQVLERLVLARQTDEEIVVADGGSQDGTCEYLQGLFDAGLIQQYASERDKGEAHGFNKAMLRARGELLKLITDDDAFCYPAIQEAKAFMLNRPELDVLTGHAALMHVEELEKATFYDDVADNFRRWLTDREVVWLIGLPLMIRRSSLALTGLFHTGVVQVDAEFTYRITSLGVNLAWSSALLSVRLENPQSNLRRMNQGPGGDASRREGDRMRFYYDPRIGNGLWDYFFHKSGWVDQVKKPLRPAWRALLTALKRPVYHGNSSQPTGYVPGAGPLDPSTRLATAFAVAHQLMTDYNAARPTQFLFRQNSLTKTLG
- a CDS encoding glycosyltransferase family 2 protein encodes the protein MVPFFSIIIPTYNRAALIGRTIDSVLAQSFTNFEILVVDDGSRDNTAEVMARYTDSRFHYLPKINGERGAARNYGLAHATGDFCLFLDSDDFFYPNHLATIHAAIQAEATLPNFVATKYDVERDNHRRPCDIAALPGGYYGLDFFLNGNGLACNICVRRNNPGLHRFEEDRRYASVEDWMFMLQNMQHDRLLLIDAVTLTMDDHDARSMRVDNQALVQRLELAAGWITQHVQLSNAQRRRLLGRLYHLCAIHMHVDGHWRKALGYAQRAVGGLPARSATTLLMRTLLPPKVVRLLKRRLN
- a CDS encoding DegT/DnrJ/EryC1/StrS family aminotransferase — translated: MAKIDAVLPASNAATLLTDKAISMFATFVHPTASQRVGAVLASGFLSEGKLVKDFEAQLAAELGMVHPTALNSGTSALHLALEVAGVGTGDEVIMAPQTFVASATTVIQAGARPVFADIEYNTGNLDPADVEHRITPRTKAIMAVHWAGYPCDMAAIQAIADRHRLVVIEDAAHALGASYQGRAIGSLSDYTCFSFQAIKHLTTGDGGALCARDPEKARAVRRRRWFGIDREATAVSEEGERDYDLVEAGYKYHLSDYAAALGLANLEGLGQRLATRRVWAQRYRAELQQVPGLTHFEPRADRESAHWLFGFHVENRLGFVRALKARGIAASVVHRGIDRNTLFGGLRSDLYQQRRFDETQIHIPMHDALTDEQVGYVIDAIRQGW